One segment of Antennarius striatus isolate MH-2024 chromosome 5, ASM4005453v1, whole genome shotgun sequence DNA contains the following:
- the LOC137595294 gene encoding protein unc-119 homolog B-like — protein MRGTKARGDAPVADNVSGVGHGTAAPPRDRKPGGSVLKRLKSRRSQLDGRPVTEEDLRAQSAHITPEDVLRLSGATRGYLCKPEDNVYNVDFVRFKIRDLETSTVLFEIAKPPHIDDDEDNRDADASAGRFVRYQFTPAFLRLRTVGATVEFTVGNRPLNNFRMIERHYFRDHLLKSFDFDFGFCIPNSQNTCEHIYEFPQLSDSMVRQMVECPYETRSDSFYFVEDRLVMHNKADYAYNGGQ, from the exons ATGCGAGGAACCAAAGCCCGCGGCGACGCGCCTGTTGCTGACAACGTCTCCGGTGTGGGGCACGGCACCGCGGCTCCTCCGCGTGACCGAAAGCCCGGTGGTAGCGTTCTGAAGAGGCTCAAGTCCCGGAGGAGCCAGCTGGACGGCAGGCCCGTCACGGAGGAAGACCTGCGCGCACAGAGCGCACACATCACGCCGGAAGATGTGCTGAGGCTGAGTGGGGCTACCCGAG GGTACCTCTGTAAACCTGAGGACAACGTGTACAATGTCGACTTCGTGCGCTTTAAGATCAGAGACCTGGAGACGAGCACGGTCCTGTTTGAGATCGCCAAACCCCCCCACATAG aTGACGACGAGGACAACCGAGATGCTGATGCCAGTGCAGGTCGATTTGTGCGTTACCAGTTCACCCCAGCCTTCCTGAGACTGAGGACTGTGGGAGCGAC GGTCGAATTCACAGTCGGAAACCGGCCCCTGAACAACTTCCGAATGATCGAGAGGCACTACTTCCGCGACCACCTGCTGAAGAGCTTCGACTTTGACTTTGGCTTCTGTATCCCAAACAGCCAAAACACGTGTGAGCACATCTACGAGTTCCCCCAGCTGTCTGACAGCATGG TCCGTCAGATGGTGGAGTGTCCTTATGAGACCCGGTCGGACAGCTTCTATTTCGTGGAGGACAGACTGGTCATGCACAATAAAGCGGACTATGCCTACAATGGAGGACAGTGA